One Prunus dulcis chromosome 7, ALMONDv2, whole genome shotgun sequence DNA segment encodes these proteins:
- the LOC117635568 gene encoding uncharacterized protein LOC117635568 yields MAPFSLLLCFLTFFSLCAGYASAAAAAAAPLDGEVPNGHFEEAPKPSNLKKTVIIGKYSLPKWEISGLVEYIKGGPQPGGFFFPVPRGVHAVRLGNEASISQDVVVTQGSVYSLTFGATRTCSQDEVLRISIPGQSADLSLQTLYSSDGGDTYAWAFRATSKVVKVTFHNLGVQEDPTCGPLLDAIAIKEILPLKYIRGTLVKNGGFESGPHVFKNFSTGILLPPKAKDQISPLPGWIIESLKPVKYIDKKHFSVPGGLAAIELVAGRESAIAQIIRTIPNKFYNLTFTIGDAKNACHGSMMVEAFAGKETLKVPYMSQGKGGFKTASFKFQATSPRTRITFYSAYYHTKVHDFGHMCGPVLDNVIVLPVSSH; encoded by the exons ATGGcgcctttttctctcttgctttgcttcctAACCTTTTTCTCCCTCTGCGCTGGTTATGCTTCTGCTGCCGCCGCCGCTGCTGCACCTCTTGATG GGGAGGTCCCAAATGGGCACTTTGAAGAAGCACCCAAGCCTTCAAACTTGAAGAAAACAGTGATCATTGGGAAGTATTCCCTCCCAAAATGGGAGATCAGCGGCTTGGTGGAGTACATCAAAGGTGGGCCCCAGCCAGGTGGCTTCTTCTTCCCTGTGCCACGTGGGGTCCATGCAGTGAGGCTTGGCAATGAGGCCTCCATTTCTCAGGATGTGGTTGTTACCCAAGGTTCAGTGTACTCACTAACCTTTGGTGCTACAAGGACTTGTTCCCAAGATGAGGTGCTTAGGATTTCAATACCTGGCCAGTCTGCTGACCTCTCCCTTCAAACCCTGTATAGCAGTGATGGGGGAGACACTTATGCTTGGGCTTTTAGGGCTACTTCCAAGGTTGTTAAGGTGACATTCCACAACCTTGGGGTTCAGGAGGACCCCACTTGTGGGCCCCTATTGGATGCTATTGCAATCAAGGAGATACTTCCTCTCAAGTACATAAGag GCACTCTAGTGAAAAATGGTGGGTTTGAAAGTGGTCCTCATGTGTTCAAAAACTTCTCAACCGGAATCCTCCTCCCTCCCAAGGCAAAGGACCAAATCTCACCATTGCCTGGATGGATCATTGAATCCCTGAAGCCTGTGAAATACATTGACAAGAAGCACTTCTCAGTTCCTGGGGGACTTGCAGCCATTGAACTGGTTGCAGGGAGAGAAAGTGCAATTGCCCAAATTATTAGAACCATTCCAAACAAATTCTACAACCTTACCTTCACCATCGGAGACGCAAAAAACGCTTGCCACGGATCGATGATGGTCGAAGCCTTTGCCGGTAAGGAAACCCTAAAAGTTCCTTATATGTCTCAAGGCAAAGGTGGGTTCAAAACTGCAAGCTTCAAGTTCCAAGCAACTTCACCAAGAACAAGAATAACATTTTACAGTGCCTACTATCACACAAAGGTTCATGACTTTGGTCATATGTGTGGACCTGTCTTGGATAATGTCATCGTTCTTCCAGTCTCTAGTCATTGA